The DNA window CAATATTTGTTAAATCCAATGCATGAATTAATGCAAACTAAAGAGGGATATTCTAGTAAATTACACCTTATTCCTTATATTTAAAGGACGTGGAAAGAACTAAAATGACAGTTGCAACTTCTGTGAACAACCGGTTATACGATAACTGGCGGGAGCAAACCACCGATTATACGGTAACTGTCCGGAGAAAACCACCGGTTCAGTGCACGAACTTCATAGCCGGCCACACTGATTATCGAGCTAGGACGAAGAGACTGTCGCTGCTTTCAGTGTCTACCAGGATAACCGTTGGTTCTTCGTCTTATTCCTTCGCAATTTCTTCCTCGCAGTCCTGCTCTGGTTCTTCAGTTTGGGGTAAGACATTTTCGTTTTCAGTCTCTTCTTTATCTTTGGCAATTGGCATTGGGGGAAGGTGTATATTTCAATCAATTTACTATTAACACAAATTTCGAAgtagttgaaattcttgatatAATTTGCAAGTATTTTACTAATTAAGACAAATTAGGGTTTTAAAGTCAAGTATTGTTTGTTTCTCAATGTTTGATATGGAAAATTGAAGAAGGGTTTTGGAAGTGATGCGTAATTGTGTTAACTGTGCTGGGTTACTAATGCTTTTCTTGTATCGTACTCAACTTCGATTGCACTACGCTGATGGTTCAAGCTTCTTTGGAATCTTGACTAGAATCTTGGCTTCTCTTTGTGTTATAAGATAGCAGAATTGCAAGCCATGTTGTAGTTGTGTTTCCTAGGCATATGAGAGTTCTTTATCTAAACGTAACGTCGGAATTTAGTGGTTACTGATTATCATTTAGTGAAAGTTGAACTCAACATGAACAGTTAGAAGTTAGATGTTCAATTTAGTTCCGTAGGTTCAGATGAATTTTGTTCTGAACATGGCATTTTATTTCCCCATCCCACAGTTAATTTGCTTTAGAGTTTAAGCACAATTAGATTGGAGCAACAGCTGCTGAAGCTGCAAATAGCACTTGTTGCAAGAGTCGTGGAGGACGAATTGAGGATCAGAAGTCAGAACCCAGAATACCACATGGATCAGAGTATGTAATCGTGTTTGATATTATTAGCCGGATCCACACTTTGTTTTCTTAATGAATCTCGTATATTATTTGCCTTAAACCTCAAGTTGTTGCATGTTGCTAACATTATGAATCTGGTCTTTTGTTGTGCCTTTTGGTAACTTTATGTTAATGAATCGGGcctttccttaaaaaaaaatttacaagcATGGACGATACCAACTTCTGACATTcgttctttatttgaaattgataACTTGAGTCAGCAGTATTTATGTTGTGAAGGTGGGTAGTGATAAAGATCTCTATCTTGGAATTTCATGATTTTGGGAAAACGTTTGACTACAATGATTGGGATTGTAGATATTTCAATGAAGTAAACTCTTTTATTTTAACTATCTGGATATTGCTATTCTTTGGgcataataaattttttttcgAGAAAGGTAACATTATATTTATCATTGGCACAAAGCCATGCTGGAGTTCTTTGGGCATAATACTCTGTTACAATGATAGATGCTGTGGTTCTTCAGAGATTGATTTAAGATGTAATCACTAATGCGGTTGCATTAATGATTGACCTTggatttgttttttaaaaaaaaagatggtcGGCTTTGCTGGTTTCAAATGTCCTTCAGGTTTAATTTGTCCAGTTTTCTCGTTATTTCACATTCAGAGGACAAGAATACAGTATGAACATGAACACTGTTCTTTAAAGTTTTATCTCTTTCCTTGAGCTTCACAGAGCTATTACATTGTTGACTCTTGTAAAGACATCTGACTATATTACCTCATGTACAGTAATTAGAGcattatatttaagaaaatagaaTTCTGTAGTGATACTTCTGTTTCTAAGCTTCAGTACATTATATCAAGCTCAAgatcaattatttatttctattctaCTCTTACCTCAAAGTTAATGAGAAGACCTAATAGCCTTTTAGGCATTGTATGTTGAACTTCATTAGCCCTGAAGAATACATTTCTCATGTTTCAGCCTTTCAGGCATTGAATTTCAAAAGCCAACCTctataattcaaaatataaggTCAAGCATGAATTAGGACTTCAGAAAAGTAGTTCTAAGTTCATATATTTGTTAGCAACTTTAAAAGATTTACCATTCGATATTGAATGTGGATGGATACTActcataaaacaaataaataaatggagATGGATACTAGTTATATATTATGTTGCTGCAGTCTACTGCATCTAATCACTGTTTATTGACCTCACTTTTTATTACAGTTTATGACCAGTAGTGGTTGCTTATGTCATTTTTATGCATACAGATCTCCTGCAAGATGCCAAAGAACATCCCAGTAACAGTAATATGCCCCCGGAAGATGCGGAAAACAATCAGCTGGGAATCTTTGACAGACCTCTTCCTTGCTTTGGTTGTGGAATAGGATGGTTTTCGTGAGTTTCTTGCTTGTTGCTCCTCTTCTCATTCCCCATCTGTCATTTGTGTCATGATCTAGGCTTCTCTTCGGAGTTCGGACGTATCTTATATGCTCTaagttgttttcttcttctcctatCTATTTCAATTGCAGCCTGCTACTTGGTTTTGTATTCCCATTCATGTGGTATTATGCAACAATTCTTTACTTTCGGAATTACTACCAGAGAGATCCGAGGGAGCGGGCAGGGTTAGCTGCCAATGCAATAGCTGTGAGTTACCATCCTTAACCTTAAGTGCAAGTTGCATTGATTCTGATTTCAGCTTGATCACCTAAAAAGTCCTTATAATGTCAAGGGAATCTATCTTTTCTACAGCATAATCTTAGTACTCTTACTGATCTTCTcggaaatttaaaaaaaaagccaATGAAGTTTAGTTGTCAGTTATTTGTAGGATCAGCAGCATTCTGTCCTCAAAATCCTCTATCTATTTACATTTGTACATGTATCTCAAACAAGTTCATCACTGCAGGCTCTGATATTTACTGTAGCAGCTCTAGTTGCAGTTGCCCTGATTGTATTGTAGTCATCTTCTGCTATACTCTTATCTTAGCTGAAATCCACAATCCAGAGAACTAAGTGATGACTCCCCTATGAAGAAAGTGACTTCACTAGAGCACGCATACAGAAAGTGACACCTGCTGGAATAATGCTGCAGGCAATGTGGGGAATGGGAGAAAATAGCCCATTACCAAGGGTATGAACATGTAAAGATGTGTAATACTAGTGTCCATTTGTTGTGCTGTCTATTAGACGATAATATGGCTTAATCCTGTAATATTCACGAGGAACCAAAAAAGATAGTTTTTCAGTTGCTCATGGGTGTGTATAATTTTTCATGACtaactttttttcttgttgCTGCCACTGAATAATATGTATGTTGGTGacaataattaactaaaaaaaattaccaactGAGTTTTTCTAAGAAAGAAAAGAGTGTTACATGCAAAGCGAAACTACTCAAATAAGATGCCTGTATAGATACAGTATCTAAAACTGAATCCTCTTTGAGGTAACAATGGCCCTTCTGAGGTAGCCAACAACATGTAAAATAAACTTTTCCCTTCCAAGAAAAGGTATGATTTTCACGATAAAAATTCAGAGCCATTTATTCAGTTTTCATGCCATTATCACCCTCAAACTAGAAAACACCACTCATTTGAGGCAAATGCTAATGCTACAAAATGTTCAGAACCAGTTCTGAGTTCTGACAATAGCCAACATTAGTCAAAGGAGCATAAAAATAGCAGAAAATTGCAACCACTAAAAGTTCCATTAATTTACTTAAAACATATTTCTCTCATAAGAAACTCTGAGCCTTTCATGACTCTACCTAATTCTACCAGTGGAAGGATTGCGAAGATGAACTAAAAGATGATGATTTTGGTATATCAGCAGAACTTATTCTTCCAAAAAGTTAGAACTTGGAATTTTTGCTCAATAAATACTTCTTCAGAACATCCATGACGGATCCAAAGTCTGCTTTCACCTGTACTGGGGGATTAGCAAACCGACACTCCAtgttctttatttcttttgaatGATAATCAACCTTGGATTGAGTAAACTTCAATCCATGAGCTGTACTCACAACCACTGTCCTATCAGTAGGCGCAATAACTCCAGCCTTTCTCAGCTTGGAGAGTGCAGTCAATGCCACACCAGTGTGGGGGCATATAAACATCCCAGTTGAGTCAGCCTGAGCCATCGCATCCATCAACTCTTCCTCAGTTGCCTCCTCCACTATCCCATTGGACTTCTTTAGAGCAAAGACAGCCCTATCAATAGATACTGGGTCACCAATCTGTATAGCAGATGCAAATGTTGTATTTGCCTTGACAGGTTTGAAATCTTTCCAACCAGACTTATAATGCACGTAAAGTGGATTTGCATTGGCTGCTTGAGCACAAACAAGTCTTGGGATACGATCAACAAGCCCCAGCTCCTTGCACATGTGGAAACCTTTGTAAAATGCATATATATTGCCCAGGTTACCACCAGGAACTATCACCCAGTCTGGAACTTCCCATTCAAACTGCTGCAGAATCTCTATTGCTGCCGTCTTTTGTCCTTCTAGCCTCAAACTATTCAAGGAATTAGCCAAGTAAATTGGCAACTCAGCTGTGACTTCGCGAATCAACTGCATACAACCATCAAAATCAGTGTCGATACTCAACACAAAGGCCCCATTGGCTATTGGTTGAACCAGTTGCGCCATAGATATCTTATTTGCAGGTAAAAACACAATTGATGGAATGCCTGCAGATGCACAGTAAGCCGACAGCGCAGCGGACGTGTCTCCAGTGGAAGCACATCCAACACCCACAACTGGTTTATGCATTTTCCGCAACCGATTTACTTGACTCACCAATACGGTCATGCCAAGATCCTTGAAGCTACCGGTGTGGCTGATTCCACAATGTTTGACCCACAAATCATTCATGCCTAGGAATTGTTTTCCGTAACGCTCAGCCCAGAAAAGATTGGAATTTCCTTCAAAAGCACTGACAATATCATCACTGTCAATTTCAGGCAGGACCCATTCTTTCTTGGACCAAACACCTGAACCATAAGGCCATGTTGTCTTGCCCACCCTGGAATCAAACAGGGACCGCCAATACTGGCCGTCAAATTTCTTTAGGGCGTCCATATCGTGTTGGACATCAAGTAAGCCACCGGATCGGCTGCGATAAATAATCTCATCGAGAGGATACCACTCGCTGGAGTTAGGATCGGCATTAAAAGGTACATACCTGCAGAAGCATAtgcaaaatttaaagttaacAAGTGTCGAGTACAATTGCACCCACATTTCGGTAAAGTAGATGGGAGCTTGATGTAAATATATGTCTATGATTTGCTTGCTACACTTGGGAAGTAGCAAATTTAGTGAATTTGTATTATTCCACTTTAAATGCCAATGTTATTTAACTGAGCCTATTCAACCTTCAAAATGTGTGATTTTGTTCCCTGAGATAACGTTGTTAAAAAACTTAACAGAATCATTATTTTTACAAACAAAACAGAAGATAAAAGGTGAAAAGAGTGTCGATTGCTGATGTCCAGCACTGATGGGAGGTGGGCATCAAACTAAGCGCACACAGCCTTCATCCTTAAGATTTCCTCGGCATTTCAGCTCTTCTGATTCCACATTTACGCCCACAGAAGGCAAATACTCTTAACTTTCCCTCTCTACGCTGCAAAGGTAGAGGAAAGGTTTGCGTACATCCTACCATCCCTAGACcctacttgtgggattacactggttatgttattgttgttgttgttaaggCAGATACTCTTACAAGGAGAAATCTTCATTTGCATCTAAGAGCACTCAAGCTTTCAAACTCATTATCACTTCCAGACACCTCAAACAGTCAAAAAACTTGATTTGTACTACATTCAGATACGGTGGAGGCAGAAGGCCTCTCCATTCTTGAGCCAGTGAAGTCCAATCTCTCCAACATTCACAGTAATCAGGCAACCCCATAGTCCCATCGTTGTAAAACTCCCAGTCAACAACCCACCATTTAGAACCcccaaaataacattttttctcgcagcagcaacaacaacatatccaatgtgGTCACAAGAATGGGGGCTGGGAAGGTAGTGTGTATACAAACCTTACCCTACCTTGGAAGGTAGAGAAACTGTTTCCGAAAGACACACCTACCCACAAATTaagctgaaaaaaaaaaattgaatcttgaaGGATGATTAAATAAGGAATATCTATTTCTACTATTTTTCTAGTTTCTCTATTCATTTAAAATAATGATTCCCTTAAAGCtgaaactttataaaaaaaattgaatgaataGAAGATTAAATGCGCTCATTCAAATAATAAGGAAAACCAAAAACGGAATAACGCAATAACAAAGGAACGTTAAATCCCAATTTATATAACTGAAGTCGAATGTAAATGGGTAGCATAATACGCATACCTAGCAGAGAAATTGTGGGAAGAGATGTCTCGTCGGGCTTCCTCACGGATATTCTCGTCAGCAGGGCGGCGGTGCTTCTGAAGTTGTGGAGATTTGGAGTTTGCATCGTCTGAAGAAGATGTGGCTTTGATAGGAGTGAAGAAGTAAGCACGGTTAGATTTAGCAGGGGATTGTTGATGAAGATGAGGGTTAGGAGAGAGGAAAGAGGATCTGAGCATGCAAGAAGCCGCCATTGTTGAAGCAGTGAGAGTGGGCTATGAGGCAGTAGAGATGGTAAAGAGGGAAAGAGAAATGTACTCTCCAATTAGAAATATACCTCTGCTACtgttaattaagaaaaaaatgataaataaatataaattgtcCAATTTctaaataatgtgattttcCTTAAGGTGACACTATTTTGAAATGGAATGAGTAGTACATTTTTAAAAGAGTGATACAATAATCAATAATGAACGTGATTTTCATTATGATGACACTTATTTTGAATGAATAAAATAGTAGGGACAACTTTAGAATCTAACTTAATATTATTTCAAACAGTTGAGTATTGTGGAAATTATACATTATTAGGAATTACATTTTCGCAAACAAACAGAAGTGAAAATTGTACTTAAgcttatcaacaaaaaaaaaaatcgttatGACTCATTATGTTTGGCTGGATGTAATTTGTATTATCAAACCAAGTCGATTTTTCTCAAGTATAAACAACAACAGACAAGGTGTAACCAAAGTTTTCATGTTACGGACAATGTAATGTGATGTTATTACACCCCTCAAGAAAAAGTGAAATGTCATAGCCAAGAAGACTAACAAATTCAATTATTGTATATTCCTTTcgttcactttttttttatatgacaagggaaacccgcagttGCTATTCTTTAGGTGCGCACAGAATAAAACTCCCgatcctatgcaatagctcgcaaaccacataggagaggtaacccgcactaggcaagcctggtgcgatGAGCTCAACCcaaaaggcaaaccccttgctttcgaacttgagacctccaacatggaagtcccaaatccaaaccactgggccaccccgaagggtattccttccgttcacttttacttatatatttcaaaaatagtatTTTGGTAGACTAAGAAATATACGATCTGAGTATACCATCTCTTTTGAATGGTGTATGTA is part of the Solanum stenotomum isolate F172 chromosome 8, ASM1918654v1, whole genome shotgun sequence genome and encodes:
- the LOC125872506 gene encoding 60S ribosomal protein L18a-like protein, whose product is MDQNLLQDAKEHPSNSNMPPEDAENNQLGIFDRPLPCFGCGIGWFSLLLGFVFPFMWYYATILYFRNYYQRDPRERAGLAANAIAALIFTVAALVAVALIVL
- the LOC125872490 gene encoding threonine synthase, chloroplastic-like, with protein sequence MAASCMLRSSFLSPNPHLHQQSPAKSNRAYFFTPIKATSSSDDANSKSPQLQKHRRPADENIREEARRDISSHNFSARYVPFNADPNSSEWYPLDEIIYRSRSGGLLDVQHDMDALKKFDGQYWRSLFDSRVGKTTWPYGSGVWSKKEWVLPEIDSDDIVSAFEGNSNLFWAERYGKQFLGMNDLWVKHCGISHTGSFKDLGMTVLVSQVNRLRKMHKPVVGVGCASTGDTSAALSAYCASAGIPSIVFLPANKISMAQLVQPIANGAFVLSIDTDFDGCMQLIREVTAELPIYLANSLNSLRLEGQKTAAIEILQQFEWEVPDWVIVPGGNLGNIYAFYKGFHMCKELGLVDRIPRLVCAQAANANPLYVHYKSGWKDFKPVKANTTFASAIQIGDPVSIDRAVFALKKSNGIVEEATEEELMDAMAQADSTGMFICPHTGVALTALSKLRKAGVIAPTDRTVVVSTAHGLKFTQSKVDYHSKEIKNMECRFANPPVQVKADFGSVMDVLKKYLLSKNSKF